In one uncultured Devosia sp. genomic region, the following are encoded:
- a CDS encoding response regulator: MMLQRILVVDDEPQIQRFLKPALIAAGFDVETAATSAEARRLAATRAPALIVLDLGLPDGDGKEVIEIVRAFSAVPIIVLSARDQEIEKIAALDLGANDYVEKPFGIGELLARIRAALRQAPGADHVAVPRKFGPITLDLEHRMVTVGGAQVHLTPKEFDLFTLLAQNANKVVTHRQALSQVWGPAHHDDVQYLRVVVSQLRAKLEADPKAPVHLLSEPGVGYRLVD, from the coding sequence CTGATGCTGCAACGCATTCTGGTGGTGGATGACGAGCCGCAAATCCAGCGCTTCCTCAAGCCGGCCCTGATCGCCGCCGGGTTTGACGTCGAAACCGCCGCCACGTCCGCCGAAGCTCGACGGCTGGCGGCGACGCGGGCGCCGGCTCTCATTGTGCTTGATCTGGGCCTGCCCGATGGCGACGGCAAGGAGGTCATCGAGATCGTGCGGGCTTTCTCGGCCGTGCCGATCATCGTGCTGTCGGCTCGCGACCAGGAGATCGAGAAGATTGCTGCGCTGGATCTGGGCGCCAATGACTATGTCGAGAAGCCTTTTGGAATCGGCGAGTTGCTGGCCCGCATTCGTGCCGCCCTGCGCCAGGCTCCGGGTGCGGATCACGTCGCGGTGCCCCGGAAGTTCGGTCCGATCACGCTTGATCTGGAGCATCGCATGGTGACGGTGGGCGGTGCGCAGGTGCATCTGACGCCCAAGGAGTTCGATCTCTTCACTCTCTTGGCCCAGAATGCCAATAAGGTTGTCACCCATCGTCAGGCACTGAGTCAGGTTTGGGGACCGGCCCATCATGACGATGTGCAGTATCTGCGTGTCGTCGTCTCGCAGTTGCGGGCCAAGCTCGAGGCCGATCCAAAGGCGCCAGTTCATCTGCTGAGTGAGCCCGGTGTCGGCTATCGCCTCGTCGACTAG
- a CDS encoding MarR family transcriptional regulator — translation MKEEASSLPDTPEALLRQIHLSLRELVESAQTSQDRAAKLQKLHPTDMACIAYLGRQYAPVSAKQITNHLSLSSGSGTALLDRLEAAGYVRRLPNPEDRRGVLIDLDRVKAKVPLEKLGEIEQRYLKLAASFSKRDFEAILRFLDETNKIARDLSAD, via the coding sequence ATGAAAGAGGAAGCGTCAAGCTTGCCCGATACGCCGGAAGCCCTGCTGCGGCAAATCCACCTGTCCCTGCGGGAATTGGTCGAATCTGCCCAGACATCGCAGGATCGCGCTGCAAAGCTGCAAAAACTGCATCCGACCGACATGGCCTGTATTGCCTATCTGGGGCGTCAATATGCGCCGGTCAGTGCCAAGCAGATCACCAACCACCTCAGCCTGAGTTCGGGATCGGGTACTGCCTTGCTGGATCGGCTGGAGGCGGCCGGCTATGTTCGAAGACTGCCCAATCCCGAGGACCGGCGCGGCGTGCTGATCGATCTGGACAGGGTCAAAGCCAAGGTGCCGCTGGAGAAGCTGGGAGAAATCGAGCAACGCTACCTGAAGCTGGCGGCTTCGTTTTCGAAACGGGATTTCGAGGCCATTCTGCGGTTTCTCGACGAGACCAATAAGATCGCGCGCGATCTTAGCGCCGACTGA